The nucleotide window ATCCGCGCCGCCCTGGCTTATGATGGCGCGGCGGTGATCGACATCTGCGTGGCGGAGGGCGAGAACTGCTTCCCGATGATCCCGTCAGGTGCTGCTCATAACGAGATGATCCTCGGGCCGGAGCAGGAACAGCAGGGCGCCGAAATCACCGACGAGGGAAAGATGCTCGTCTAGAGATTTCATTCCCGCGTGAGGCGCTGCCTGACTGAAGGAAGCGCCTCGCATTGCTCCCCGCTCTTCCCTTTTGCGCCCGGCGCGGTTACAGCCGCCCGGACGTCGTAACGGATCGGACTCCGGATTCACTCGATGAAGCATTTTTCTGACCTGTCGATCCCGACAGCCGCCTTCTCTCCCGATGGTCTTTCTGCCGGTGGTGACATCATCACCCGCGCCGTGATCTCCGTGCTCGTGGACAATGAAAGCGGCGTCCTCGCCCGTGTGGTCGGCCTGTTCTCCGGGCGCGGCTACAATATCGAGAGCCTGACCGTGGCCCCCGTTGAAGGCGGCGGCACCCGCTCGCGCATCAACATCGTGACCTCAGGCACGCCCGAGATCATCGAACAGATTCGCGCCCAGCTCGACCGGCAGGTTCCCGTCTGCCGAGTTGCCAACCTGACAACGCTTGGTCCACATATCGCCCGCGAGATGGTGCTTGTAAAAGTCGTCTCCACCGGTGAGGCCCGCACAGAGGCGCTCCGCATTGCGGAAGCCTTCCGCGCCCGCGCCGTGGACACGACCGCAAGCTCCTTTGTGTTCGAGCTGACGGGGGCAAGCGACAAGCTGGACAGTTTCATCGAACTGATGCGGCCAATCGGGCTCGCTGAAGTTTCCCGCACCGGTGTCGCCGCGCTCACCCGTGGCTGCCGGACGCTCTGAGTTTCCTTTTCGGGGTGGACTTCCGGTTTCGCCCCGTATTTCTGCACTGAAAGGCATAATCCATGTCCATGCGCGTCTATTACGATCGCGATGCCGACGTTAACCTGATCAAGAACAAGAAGGTCGCGATCATCGGTTACGGCAGCCAGGGCCACGCCCACGCCAACAACCTGAAAGATAGCGGCGTCAAGGAAATCGCCATCGGCCTGCGTCCGACGTCCTCAGCCGTCGCCAAGGCTGAAGGCGCTGGCTTCAAGGTGATGACGCCTGAGGAAGCCGCCAAGTGGGCCGATGTCGTCATGGTTCTGACACCGGACGAAGGGCAGGGCGCTCTCTACAAGGAGTCCCTTGAGAAGAACCTGAAGCAGGGCGCAGCTCTTGCGTTCGCTCACGGTCTGTCCATCCACTTCCGTCTGATCGAAGCCCGTCCTGACCTCGACGTGTTCCTGATCGCACCGAAGGGCCCGGGTCACACGGTTCGTTCCGAATACCAGCGTGGCGGTGGCGTTCCGTCCCTCGTCGCCGTGGCGCAGAACGCTTCCGGCAACGCTCTGGAGATCGCTCTCTCCTATGCTTCCGCCAACGGCGGTGGCCGTGCAGGCATCATCGAGACGACCTTCAAGGAAGAAGTCGAGACCGATCTGTTCGGTGAGCAGGCTGTTCTCTGCGGTGGCCTTGTCGAGCTGATCCGCGCCGGCTTCGAAACGCTGGTCGAGGGCGGTTACGCTCCCGAGATGGCCTACTTCGAGTGCCTCCACGAGATGAAGCTGATCGTTGACCTCATCTATGAGGGCGGCATCGCGAACATGAACTATTCCATCTCGAACACGGCTGAATACGGCGAATACGCCACCGGCCCGCGCATCGTCACGCCTGAGACGAAGGCAGAGATGAAGCGCGTTCTGACCGACATTCAGGACGGCACGTTCGTACGCAACTTCATCCTTGAAAACCAGTCCGGTAACGTCGGCTTCAAGGCCATCCGCGCCCGCAACGACGCTCACCCGATCGAGGCGACCGGCGAGAAGCTGCGCGCCATGATGCCGTGGATCGCGAAGTCCAAGCTGGTGGACAAGACGAAGAACTGATTATCGCGTGAAGCTCCGGCGTGGATGACTGCGCCGGGGTTTGTGTGTGAGAGGCCTTCCGCTCGGTGTTGCCGCCGGGTGGAAGGCCTTTTTTTGTTAGAGTATGCATGGGGCTTTGCCCCGTGCCCCACAAAGGGACGCGGTCCCTTTGATCCCGGTTTGACTGTTGGAAAGGAGTTGTCAGCTTTTACCAACAGGGCTCTACCCCATGCTTCGCCAAAAATATACTTTTGGAAATCTTTTTTTATCAATGACTTGAGTTAAGTGAGGCCACGCGCCCCGGCAGTTGTCTGGTTAGCCCGGTATGGCCTGCGTGCGCGGCATAGAGAACGCTGAATTGTCAGACATAGGATAATTCAATAGTGTGTCTGATTTAGAACTATATTAGTACATTTTCGGTCAAAGTTTTGAGAAAAACGATAATGAAACCATTTGATGAAAACGGCAAAGAGTTAGATTCACTTTTTTCTGTTGAACTTCAGGTTTATGGTTTTGATCTGATTATTGAGTCTCGTGGGGGCTCTGATCACGGCCCCAATCGTTCTAGAAATAAACAATATGTTCCTGCTATGAAACTGTATCTTTCGAGAATGCGTTCATTCGGAATGATAATTCAGGATATTGAGATAGCTAGTAGGGTTGCCGCAAAACTGCTGCAACAGGAACGTCGGGTCGGATTAGATAAGTTTTCTTTGCCATTAGACCTGTCAAAAGTATCTGACATCGGACAGTTACGCTTATCGATTGGTCGGGCATCTGCTGCTTTTGGACGTGCCGACGGTCTGCCGCGGGGAAACAATACCAAACGTCTTCGTTTAAATATACGATGGCCTCAGGCTGCAATGATGACATCCGATCAAATTGAGCATTTACTCGCCAATCCCATAGATATTTCTACGCATCAATTTCCTCCCAAAAAGCTAAAGAAGACTACGTTTGATGACCGCCAACAGTCTATAAACGAGATCAAATTATCTGTTGCAAAAACGACTTTCAATTCAAACGGTCAAATAGTCTCTCGAACTGTAAAGGATAAAGAACTCCGAATGACAGAAGCACAACTGGAATTGAAAATTCGAGAGCTTTTCGAAATACAAGGTGATCGCTGCGCTATAACAAATTTGCCTTTTCAATTTCACAACGCGTGTGAAGACACAAATTTACTTCCATCACTGGATCGCATCGATAGTAACGGCCATTACGATATAGACAACCTTCAGCTAGTTTGTCGTTTTGTCAATTTCTGGAAACAAGCTTCTGACGATAAGGAGTTTCGTCGATTAATTATGCTCATTAGGGATGCATAAATACAATTTCACAATATAAATAAAATAGACGCCTTTCTATTCCAACGAGGAAATGGGCAGCATAAGGCCGTTTTAACCCACTCTGACCACGAGTCGACTTTCCGGATTCCTGCAAAGCCGCCTCGGTTGCATCACCTTGAATACAGAAAAAGTTTTTGGTGAAGCTTTTTACAAGAAACTTCAAAAGCGCCCCATCAAAGCAAGACGCACAAAACCCTCAACGCTAAAAGCGTTGCAGATTCATAAATCAGATTTTCAGGAAAATAACTGGCGCACCCGAAAGGACTCGAACCTCTAACCCCCAGATTCGTAGTCTGGTGCTCTATCCAATTGAGCTACGGGTGCGTCGTGGCGGCCTTATAGAAAGGATGCGGACGACGCGCAATCCCCCTAATTCATTTTTCTGAAATTTTTTCCGCATCCCCCGGAAAACCCTCGTTTATCACGGAAATCTCTCCACGCCCGCAGAAGGCATCTTCGGTGAAAAGAGCGCCGGATATCTCGGATGACAGCCGGATTGCACCGCGCTGGAGCGCGGAGAGCGGTGCCAGTGCGGCGGCCTCACCGTGCTGGAGGGCCTGAAGTACCGAGGGACCGTAGCTGTCGAGCAGATCAGTCAGATAGGCTTCTGCGCCATCAATGATGCGCTCCAGTATCGGAAAATTCTGCTGACTGAGCCCACCGGAGGCAAAGCGCGGGCGAGGGGGCGTGACGGAGGTGTCGTAGCCGGTGACCTGCCCATGTGGCGCGGTGAGAATGGCCTCAAGGAAAATCGACGCTTCATGCCGGAACGCAAGCGCACGCTCACCACTGGCCAGCAGCCCGAAAGCGAGGCCGCCGGTTTTTTCCACACGCCTCATGCCCGGTTCAGCAGCTATGTAGAAGCCGGTGAATGACACATCCAGCGCGGTCTGGAGGTGGCGCTGGATGGTGCCGCCATAGCCGACATCGACCACACCGCGCCTGATCTCTGTGTCCCCATCAATCCCCTGTGACGCCGCCCATGCCTGTAACTCGTCCCGCGTGGTGCGAGCCTGCTGGAGGATGGTCTCGCGCAACAGCAGCGTCAGGTTCCGCACGGTGCCCCGGTCTTCGGGGAGCGCCACGATCAGGTCGTGCAGAGGATCGGTCGCAGGGACGACCACGCCAAGCCGTGCTGCGAGCAGGTCGGCCATGCTGCCACGATAGCCGTCACCGGCATGGAACAGGCTTCCCGGGTCGAAGCGTGCCGCCTGAGAAGCGGAGATCGCAACACGGCGCGAGATCGGGAAGA belongs to Acetobacter sp. and includes:
- the ilvN gene encoding acetolactate synthase small subunit; this translates as MKHFSDLSIPTAAFSPDGLSAGGDIITRAVISVLVDNESGVLARVVGLFSGRGYNIESLTVAPVEGGGTRSRINIVTSGTPEIIEQIRAQLDRQVPVCRVANLTTLGPHIAREMVLVKVVSTGEARTEALRIAEAFRARAVDTTASSFVFELTGASDKLDSFIELMRPIGLAEVSRTGVAALTRGCRTL
- the ilvC gene encoding ketol-acid reductoisomerase; the protein is MRVYYDRDADVNLIKNKKVAIIGYGSQGHAHANNLKDSGVKEIAIGLRPTSSAVAKAEGAGFKVMTPEEAAKWADVVMVLTPDEGQGALYKESLEKNLKQGAALAFAHGLSIHFRLIEARPDLDVFLIAPKGPGHTVRSEYQRGGGVPSLVAVAQNASGNALEIALSYASANGGGRAGIIETTFKEEVETDLFGEQAVLCGGLVELIRAGFETLVEGGYAPEMAYFECLHEMKLIVDLIYEGGIANMNYSISNTAEYGEYATGPRIVTPETKAEMKRVLTDIQDGTFVRNFILENQSGNVGFKAIRARNDAHPIEATGEKLRAMMPWIAKSKLVDKTKN